The Fusarium oxysporum f. sp. lycopersici 4287 chromosome 1, whole genome shotgun sequence DNA segment CTGTCATTAGGCGACTCCGGGGAGCGAAGAGATTGGGTCACCGTTAACAGATATGCAACTAAATAACATGATATTGGTAGGAACTGCAGTCCGCAAATGATACGAGAATTCAAAGTCATTGTTTGTTCAAGTAAGGTTCTCGGAATAAGCCTAGGGTAGAGCCCGTCGGAAACGGAGTTGGGAGGTCTGTTGGCTTGTGCTGCGCAATAAGTTTCTGCGGCCtgaaagatgagatggacGGCTGGAAGGGTGTCAAGTGTCCCGTCTTTTGAACGGCAGAGTAAGACGAAGCATCCATTTGTTGGTGGAGCTGGCCAAGGGCATAAGCTACGGGAAATTACGAGGTGCATATAAATATCCTGGCTTCTCTGACAAAAGGGTTGCCTCTCACTGTAAGGCTGATATAAACGTTTCCGTGCTCGACTCTATACCAGACATAGGACAAGATGAGCGATGGTTTCTCGATCCGAAAATACCACGAATAACGAATAGCTTCCTTGGCAATGCCGCTCCAGACCCACGCGGCGAAGCTTAAGTTCATTGTTCGAGACCCCCTGCTCAAGGTCAATCTCGAAAGGGTGGGCGCCATTTTGCAGAGCTGAAGGACTAGCGCAGGATCGCAGGGCTCACTCAGGTGGAGGTTGTCAGCCTGCAGATGAACGGATTCGATTGCTTCAATTAGCGGATGATACCAGAGACTTTGTTTATGGATCAGAGTTTGAAGcttttggtgatgatgtcggATAGTGCCGGTGATTGCGATCATAGTTGGAGGCAAAGAGAGATTGGACATAAAACACCAGACTTGTTACAGAATTCTCAGTCAGACTCTGAAGAAACCAGGATTAATGGAAAGCAGGCGCCCAAGGGTGAAACAGTGGAGAATGCGTCACCAATGAACGATGCTATCGAGGGACAGTGGTTATTTCGGGATTGCCCCTTGTTCAGGGGTGTTGGACAAAATAAGATAGCAAGATTGATGGTTTTATTTGGTGGTAGCGTGTAGGCTTGAATCTGTCTTCTGTTCTCCCTCTAAGCCAAAATCATGTTAAGCTCATTTATAGCTAGGTTGCTGCAGGTATCTGGTGCCATTCTATGATAATCCAATTGAATAAGTGTCGCATGATTGACCAGACTCTCAAAGTGTTTCTGGCTGTTGCAGCTCTGGTTTTGAGCACCTTTATCATCGCATCGCGTACGATCAAAGGGGCTGTTTTGAAGCTGATCATGACGATGCGAACCTTGGCACTCGGCCAAAACAACCAGAGAAACAGAGTCTCTTACGTAGCCGTCGACACTAGAGGTCGCAACTGGAATCAGATTTGCATCTCTTATCCCGACTATTGGACCCTGCATCGCCGTCCAAGAGAGCAAAGGGGCTTGCACATACGGAGTAAGCAAGGTGCTTGTACGGAACAGGGCTAAGCTAAGGTAATCTCTAGCCCACTAAAGGCAGTGAGCGGCGTCCAAGCGCCAGTGCCTTAGCCTCCACTCTCACCCCAGGCCCGCTAACATTTCAGTGGCTAAGTGCTActctgccactgccactgccGCTGCTACTCAACACCTCCACTAATCTCGTCTCGCACTTGGGCTGGGCTCGCACTCCCATTCCTGGCCGGGGCCTTCCTTGCCATCTCCCGTCACGTCTCATTTGCACCTGGCCTTGATCCTATTTTTCTGACCTTAACTCTACACCCTCCCTCGTCTTACTCAACTCTTTTTTTACTTGCcgtcttttccttttttaCCTTTTTCTATCTCGTCAGTAGTTTACGCAAGTCCCGatcattcttctctttgatcGTATATATACACGAGTCTTACTCCTTTCTCTTTGCTGCGCGACGAGAAACGCTCACTCTAAACCTCTTCCTTGGCAACTCGACTCGATACGAAAAGCGACGAGAAAACAAACAATTAATCAAAGACAATCCTCGAAGAACGACTAACCTCCGGTGAAAGGAGGTAAAATCTGTCGAAAACTAAACAGACAATACAGCAGAGCTCCAGCTCAGTCACAACAATGAGTGTTAGTTTGCGCCTCCTATCCAACCCTCTCCTGTCGATCCCGCTTCAATTTTGAGTGTTTCCCATGCGATGCCAATTGAGCTTGTAGCCTATCGCGACCTGCTGTTTTCTGTTCCAATTGCCCTAACCTTTTTCATGAATAATCTGCTGACTTTTGTTATAGTACGGGTATGTTTTGCCTGAGTTATTGCATGTATCTTACTCGGTTTGCTTACTGACTCTGACAACAGATACGGTGGCCAAAATCCATACGACTCCCCTGACCAGGGCTATGGTGGTAACAATGGCTACGGCAATGGCGGTGGCTACAACAGCCCACCCGCTCAGGGTTATGGAGGTGAGAATTTTGGACTCAAAGGGTTGTCCTCTTCCACCACATGCTGACATGGCTTGAGGGATAGGTAGCGTCGAGATGGCTCCCCTTGCCCACAACGCCGGCGGCTTTGGCCAAGGCGACCCCAACGCCATTCTCAATGAGTGCCGCGACATCGACCGTGGAATCGACACTGTCGAACAGAACTTGGAACAGCTCCGTATGATCCAACAGCGAACTCTCGACGACGCCGATAGCTCAGGTTCCAGTGCCGCCAGCCGCCAGCTCGACTCACTTTCCGCTGATACCATGTCTCTCTACCGTGAGCTCACCGAGCGAGTCCGCACCGTCAAGTCTAACCCTGAGGCGAAATCGCCAAAGAACAACCCTCACGTCACCCGCATTGACCGCCGTCTCAAGGCTGCCATCACCCAATACCAGCAGGTCGAGTCGCAGTTCCGAAAACGCACACAGGATCAGATGGCCCGCCAGTACCGCATTGTGCGCCCAGATGCCTCGGAGCAAGAGATTCAGGCTGCTGTCGAGGACACTACTGGAGGTCAGGTCTTTAGCCAGGCCATGATGCAGAGCGATCGCCAGGGTCGTGCCCGTGCTGCCCTGAGCGCTGTTCAGGACCGTCACCAGGctctcatcaagatcgagcaGCAAATGGTTGAGCTGGCTCAATTGTTCCAGGATATGGACACCCTCGTCGTTCAGCAAGAAGCTGCCGTCACCCAAATTGAACAGAAGGGCGAGGAAGTCGTTGAGAATCTCGACAAGGGTAACGAGGAGATTGGTGTGGCCGTCAACACTGCCCGCAAGACACGCAAGAAGAAGTGGATCTGCTTGGGTATCTGTGGTATGTATTTGCGACCCCAACTTGATGTGAGGCACCTCACTAACTTGTCCAGTTGCTATCATTGTTGTTATTGTCATTATTGTTCTCATCtacatcttcgtcatcaagggacagaacaacaacaacaagaagcgaAGTATCGAGGCAGCCATTGGCAGCTTGCCCGTTATGCACACAGCTGTCCTACCTGCTCGCTTAGCCCGTCGTGTTGCTGCCGACAACACAGCATCCTCTCTGCTCAACAGCGTTGGCGGAGGGCGGTTCCATCTACCTCAGCTACTGCGGAACTAGGTAGGAGTCGAACGATGAGAGAATGGCTCGGAGGCGATTGTCTTCGAATGACGACAAGGCGACACTTGTACTCATTGAGGAATATATACGCGCTCCAGAGAAGTGGGCCGGGATCATGTGGAGGTAAAAGCAGTGTTAGAGCTGTATTTGTGTTTTGCGTATTCCCATTGGATTTGGATCATAACTGTTGCTATAGCCCGATAGCCcgtcttttttttctctttgttGATACAACCGGGTTTGACTCTGCCACTCTTCTGGCGTTCAGGACTACAGCCAAAACCGTACTACTTACAGCATGTCATTGTTTGATTGTCGCCATAAAAGTGGCGCTCTCCAATCATGGTACAATAGGGCGATATTTGAAGGCGGGAGGTTGGTTGATACATTGTAAAATGCATTGCTAACTCAAAGTTCGGCGCTGCCCTGACAAAACCTATACGCCAAGCTGTATTCATTCATATTCAAAGGTGTCTGGTCCACCTGAAACTGTGATGACCCATATTCTTACCAGGGCATCTAAGTATATTGTCGGTGCCGAAGTTTCAAAAGTTTTAGTCTTGGAGAATCACAATCTGTAGGTGCGTTAGCATGGTGCAAACGATAACAGTATGCAACTCACCACTGTTGATGGCACATTTCCATCTTTGCCGATACAGAATCTCAAACTCATTAAAGCAAACGGAACTTCTCGAGTGAGTTCCTATCAATCGTTCCCTGCTTTTGCCTTCCCCTTCCCCTCGTCCTCATTGTAGTCTACCACCGCTTCATCAGGTGCaccgtcgtcttcttctgcatcgTGAATATCTTCATCCTGTCCTATTACCGCACGCCtcttttcagcctcatcaaccacCTTCTTTAGCACTCCCATCCGTCTGCGGAACTCTTCGGCCAAGACATCGACATCCTCCCCTCCTATGGCACCACTGCCAGAGCTAGGTAGGGACTCGGGTCGCATTTCAACGGGCTCACGCTCGACGCCTTCAACACGGAGCATTAAAGCGCCAGCACCTCCGTTCTCTTCACCCTCGCTCTGTTGGACAGCTACGCTAGAGTTTGTCACGGCGAAATCGGGCGTTAGACTGGCGGCCCAGGATACAGCCCATCGGTTCGACTCGCCTTCGGGAGCTGGCGCGAGATCTACGACAAGGGGTCGGTGCGACGGGTCTTGAGCACCGGCTGCGAGGATCGAAGGGTCATCATCGGAGAAGACGTAGTAGACGCGAGGGTGCACAGTAGTATTTGTAGTTGAGTTGGTCAGGAGAGTGAATAATGGTTCGAAAGGAGGCATCGGGTTCTCGATAGCTTCGTTCTCTTCGTCTGGAGTTTGATTATGAGAAAACTCCAGATCCAGGCCTTGTACAGAAGACGCCGTCGCAGCCTCCGGGGGAGACGGAACCCTATCGGTTCCAGACATCTTGGTAGAATGTATGTATTGTTGAGCTTCTGTAGTGATGAGAAGACGATGTCCAGTCCCGGGGCATCTTTAATCGGCGATGATTTGTCCTTCGACACTGTTATTTGTTCGTGTTAAGCTGCCGAGCTCTGTAGGCTGCAGAGTCGTGGGATGACGGAAGGAGCTCTTTATCTTATCGCCACGTGGATACTGTCTAATGCACGTCTAACCCAAGCACAAGCAAACTAGCAACTTTCTTACCGACCTTAACCGGACCGTGATTTGATATAGAGCcatctatatatatataattatgGATCGCGTAGCTAGTGATATCATTTTCAAGTGCCAGTAGATCAAGTTTGGTTATTGTTGTGATGTACTTGTTGTGGCTCCAACGGTTTCCCTGCAGGGGTAGCCCATCGTGACTTGGCATGTGACTGACTTCAAAGAGACAAATCCAACCTCAAAACACCACCTCAGTTTGAAGTGTCACCGAATGTACGACCTCTGACTCAAGACTTTCCTGCAGATCACTGAAGAGTTACATTGTATGGATGCATGTCAATGCACTCTGACGTACATTGTTAGCCTCATGGTGCCTCGTTCTTGTCGCCCAAAACGGCCTCTTTGGAGCCTGACTTCACCGTTGATGTGATACGCACATGCCCTACCGCCTTTTATCCATTGCTTCCTTGAATCAGCTCGACCCTTGGGCGACTATGGATAGAAAAAGAGGGCCGCCGTGCATCTTATATCACTGTATAAGGTGATAAGAGGTCAAATGAACTAGGCAGTGAGTCATTAGCTTATGTTTGAGGGGAGTCAGGCATCCAGTGCCTTTGTTCCCTGCCCCCCAAAAAAACGCCGGTCCCGTCTATTGTCTATATATTCTCCTGATGGCATATCCTTGCCTCTATTTTTGACTCTTTCCAGAAGAATCCCCGTTTTCCTAGCATTCCTTCGTAATGTAAACGCTTTTCCATGAACCCAATAGAGAAAATTGAATCGAATATGATCAGATAACACCGGTATATGCCCATCTactgaaaaaaaaaacgccGTATCACTCCCATCTATGCAAAATGCAGGATATGGTCAAAGGAGCGGTAAAGATTTGTCAGGACGAATGAAGAGCGCGGAAGCCAGCCGCAACCAAGCTCCTAGACTTGTCCTTGGAATCAGCAGGACCGTTCCAGTAAAAGAGGCCCTGCAAAGACATTGTTAGCGATCCAGTGACGATATTCGGCAGCAAGTGATGGAGACACGGTGTTTCTGTGTTCAAGACATGAATGCACGACACCGTGGCCCTCGCACCCATAGTTAGGCTACTCACCCCTAGTCCCTTTTGCTTGCAGAAACCAGCCTTGATCTTAACAGTATCCGGGTTGTCGTACGTCACAAATCCGCCATCTGCCCCCGTGCAGTGTGCTGCAACATGGCGTTTGTCGACAACCTCTTTGCACCCCTTGCGTGGGAGTTGATTGTACTCAAACGTGCCATCTTCCGCACCACCAACGCCCTTGTATTTGTGTCCTGCTCCTGTGCAGTGAAGGAAGCTTCGTCCAAAAGTTGGAATACCAAGCAGAATCTTCTTAGGGGGGAATCCCTTGGACATGAGATAAGAAACCCCTGAGGAAGCTGatgtttcttctttgtccATGGCATAGAGTTGAGCGTGATGCCCAGCCTTTGGAGTCCACGAACCAAAGAAATCGTAGGCCATCAAGTTGATAAAGTCCAAGTATTCGGCGATCTCCATTAAATCAAGGAACTGCAAAATAGACTTGGCTGCAGGAAGTGCAGCGGTGAGTACATAATGCTCCTCTGGTAGATGAATGCGGACAGCTGCTAGAAGTGCAAGAAAGTCGTAGCCTTGTTGTACATCGCAAGGGTATTCCCATGCAACTTTGAATCATTTTGTTAGCTTCGTCATCAGAGCTGGAGATCTGTTTCAAGCGCTACCTACTGTCGATTCCATCCAGACCCGATGCTTCAACAAGACCCTTAGCTGATCTAGCAAAATTGTCGCGCAATAGAGTGCTAGATGCCACCAGGGGGAAAATCTCCGAGGAGTTGCCGCCCCCGATTGACAGAACAACTCGAAGATGGGGATGCTTCTGCTTGAGGTGCATGAGAGACCCTAACCCTCCTTGTACACCGTCAACAGGTGCACCAGCATCCGCCCACTCATCACTAAGCTAGATTCAAATTCCGAGTCAGTACCCCCGATTGCCGAGACGTTTGAAATAAGTCGTGAATAGAACTTACGAAAACACCGCCGTCGGCTGAAACACTGGCGTATGCATAGTAAACGTGGTTGATACAACTGTAGTTGAGCATTCCTGGTGTATCTCCCTGGTATATCCGGTAGTTGGGAAAGTATACCGCATTTGTGAACATGACATTGGACATGCTCGAAGCAATCCGCGACTTGCGCGACGAGCTCATGATGAGTGATTTGAGAGATCAGGCGAATTCGAAAGAAAAGGGACAAGGCAAGTGCCAAAAATGAGAGAAAAATAAATATGACCGTGAGTGTTGTTTAATAACCCGACCTGCAAGAGCCTAGATGAACTAACTGGTGTCAAAATCTTGAAGGAAATAAGAGCTGATGTGTCGGCTAACAACGTTAGGCACCAGAGACTGCCGATGAGAGTCATGACTGACTGTGACAGAGAAGGATCAAGGCTATATAATACTCAACACCAGTCGCAGCCAGCTAATAGAGGGTCGGCCATCTAGGTGATGCCCGGAGAGCAGGGACTAGCATCCAAATTACGGAGGGTCCTGGATTCGGTAGGACCATGATACATGACATAATTGCGGGGAGGCATTGGAAGAAACATAAGAGCGTTGCTGGTTGTCAGAGCTGAGAAAGCTGTGACTTCTTGGGAGACCGTGAAATTGCTCTCGTTTGTTGTTAGCCCGACTTTTCGATGCTTTGACCACGCCAATTCGGGCCTTGTTAAGAAGGTGTAATCTGTGCCTCATGAAATGACGCCCAGTGATtgatgcttggcttggcAACCCAGCTTCGAATGGAGTCGGAGATCCGGGGCGAGAATactcttttcctcttcgAGCGCAGTCCGTACAAGACCCTGAGTTGTTGGGGCCATCCAGTAGATGTTTCCAACCACGAGATGAGCTTCCATCTTTGCTAGGGAATTGGCGATAATGAAGCATTGACGTTGCGGCCTCTCCGAACCATTAAATGGCCCTGCCATGATTTGCGAAGGTGAAACACGTTGGCATACAGGCCCGCAAATGAGACACGTCTCCAATACCTAAAAACAGCATAGCGAGGCGTTATCATGTTCTCAAGGTGAGCCGCGATGTGTTCCGAGGTGTCATATGCCTCGGGCAAACAAAAGGCAATGCTGAGCAGGGCTTGGCTTCCAATCACTCGTTGCAGGATCAAGGCGAGCTCGACGCTCTACTTGAAAAGCAGCATTGCCCAAGGGATGAAACAGTCTCAGCCAGAAAGCACGCACGCAGCATTGTTCTTGATGTCGCAGCGCCCATTTTGGCGACCGGGACAACCCAGGTACAGCATCTTTGGACGAGGGTTGTACAAGAAGCGCCGAGTCATAACACAACTTCCCGATAAGCGTGTTCAACAACCGTGCGGCTCCATGGATTCGCCCTGCCATCAAACTTCTGGAAGGTCGACGGACGTTTGGAACGCGCTACCACGGATGGTGAGATTGGTTCCATAATAAAAACCATCAGGGGACGACCGTGAGATTTGGGCGCAATATTCAGTGGGCCAAACACTTTGACTTCCACTGTTAGCTTATCCTTGTCTGATACAGTTGAGCCAGGGCCGGGTGCTTACCATCTCTAACAATTAATCATTCCGAGTGACAATTCCGAATGGTTTTAGTCTTGCCAATGCATCAATCCCCAGCTTCGAGGCTGAGGCAAGCGCAACAGCCTGAATCTGCCATCACATGGATGTGTATGAATAGGTACCATTGCAAGTCAAATTGAGACAATCCATTGACTAAGGTACCTACGGGCTAGCAAGCACAGTGACAGTCTGGGGATTTGGAGTTGATAGCCTACCAGAGTCCTTCCGGGATGGGGATGAATGTTAGCGCCGTTTCCAGAAGCCGTGCTCTAAAATTCAACGATGGTCGAATTTAACGACTTGTAGAGTCATAATGGCATAGACCCTGGAACTTCAGGTGCCCATAGGCTGCTGAATTCTATCGACCTGAGAAAAGTACCAGAAGGCATCCCGTCGACATGGCTGGTTGTCTGAATGTTTTTTGACTAGACTTGCTTGGGGCATATCTGTATTAACTAAATGGATCAGCTTCCGCTTCAACAATATGTCATAAGAGCTGTTAGGTTGACCTACCAATAAGCCATGGTATCAATTGCTGATGCTAGACACGGTGTTGAGTGGCATATGAACTCTGTCCCAATATAGTATCGGATTATGCAAGCCTGACTGCTTGGCACCTGAAATAGAGCCAAGGAACGCTTATGTATGGACGTATCCTCGTTGAAATGCATTGGCGTATCTGTTGTGCCTTCTGACTAGTATTGTACGATACCCGAAAGGTAATACCTGGTGGTTAGTGTGGAAACATAAATGGCTGACGTAGATACTTGTTAGTGAAGAGCGAAAAAGCAAAGTGTTGGTTCAACATGTGAGACCAAGTGATCAGCAACACGGTGGAGAGCTGGGCGCGGACAAGGCTCCTTCGTACATGTGTAAGGCAACCTTGCCCAGCAGTAAGCGACAATAGACACAGTCTGTACACCCATGTCGAATCCTACTTGATCAACCAATGTTAGGTTTGAGATCTGTCAAACGATAGTGTTGACCATTGCTTGCATCTTCAATGAAGCCTAGATATCATGACCACAATCAACTTCCTTTTTCAAATAACCATAGATGGAATGTAATATGACCAACTGACTTGAATTTTGTTTCAGTTTTAAGTTCATTGAGGGGTCTCTTGGCCTTTCTTCGGCACTGCGCCCCCATaggaagcaaacaaacaTAGTTGGCCCCCCCCCCTTTCTTCCTGGACCAACAGTCGAATCGCATATTGTCGTTATGCGCCATCCGCATAGCTTATCACCAACAACTCGCACAAGCATGTAGGTTGTAACGAAACATACCACATGAGGTCCATTTCACCAATGTTAGGAGGTGAAGTCCTGCAGATGACCTCCCGCATATATTGATAATACTGAAGCCAGAAATGTTCATCCCTTGTGTACTTGGCTGGTTTCACAGAGATGATTAATGTGGCGCAACCGTAGTAGAGCATCCCAACAGATGATAAACAGTGCCGAGTCCCTATTCTGTATAGTTGTGTTGTCTTCCTTCCAACTTCTTTCCACAAGTTCACAGCCAAGATGCCAGAGGCTGATAGTCACTCTTTCTCGATCATCTCCGAGCCGGGTATTGAAACAATATACACCCCAACAGACCAAGACACGGATGAATATGAGCTCGTGTTTGACGATGCTCGTTCTGAATGCTTGCAACAAGACGATGATTCAAGCTGTTGCACGTCATTAGCAGCCAGCATATTCGACTATGAGCACTCTCATGGCCGACGTTATCACGCCTATTTGGCGGGCAGATATCCGCTACCCAatgacgaaggcgagcagTGTCGCGAGCTAGCTGAGCATTTCCTGATGCAGCAACTTCTGGTATGTCAAGATTATTGGGCAACAGCAATTAGAGTCAAAGCAACAGCTGACCATCTGGTTGATGCAGGATGGTAAACTCTTTCTGTCCGAAGTTGACAAAGACGCGAAGAAGATAATCGATCTCGGGACAGGAAACGGTGAGTGCCAAGTGCACTTTTGACTGTTTTGTACTTATAATTTGTAGGGGCATGGGTGATAGACGGTGAGCTAATATGAAAATATTCCAGCTGCCTTTCTAACAAGACCTAGTGGCCGATGAGTATGACAAGACCAGCGTGATAGGAACCGATCTATCCCCCATTCAACCTAAATCAATGCCTTCGAATGCATCCATGTTTGTTGAAGACTGTGAGGACCCCTACTGGGCCAATGGTAAGGACTTTGATATGGTTCATCTCAGGGGAATGGTCGGATTTCTTCTTGACTTGGACACAATGGTTGTTAATGTCCACGAGTGAGTTGAATGCCTGATATGTGATGCCCAGCTAATAAAGGGAAGACACCTGAAGGAGGGTGGATGGATCGAGTTTCAAGATTTTGACTACACAGTTCGCTGCGATGATGGCACCATGCAGAAAGACGATCCACTGCGAGTTTTCTTCGATACCTGCGCTCAGGGGATACGGAAATACGGCTGTACAAACTTTGGCAAGAAAGACGTTCGGAAAAGTCTCATAGCCGCTGGCTTCACTCGAGTTCAGGCCGTGAGTGAGAAAGTGCCTATCTCATGCTGGCCACAGGATGAAGGAACGAAGGACTTGGGGAAGTTGATGGAAGCCAACATCATGGATCTGATTGGTTCGATGTCTGTCAAGCCGTTGAATGCCTTAGGAATACCAGAAGAGAAGCGAAAAGAGATGGTGTCTCAGGCTTATAAGAGCCTCAGGAATGATAAAGCTCATCGATACATGAACTGTCGTATCATTTATGGCCAGAAGAACGGGGACCAAGGCTCCGTGGCTAGTCTTGGTTTTAATTCGTGATTTCTCTCGACGCTTGTGGTTGCTGAGGCGGAATGACTTTCATGTTCAGCATATAAGGATGGACGACAAGATGGAGGTGCAGGAGGCACCTGGTTCCCGCCATGTCTTGCTAAAACACTTGCAATAGCGATGACA contains these protein-coding regions:
- a CDS encoding syntaxin 1B/2/3, which produces MSYGYGGQNPYDSPDQGYGGNNGYGNGGGYNSPPAQGYGGSVEMAPLAHNAGGFGQGDPNAILNECRDIDRGIDTVEQNLEQLRMIQQRTLDDADSSGSSAASRQLDSLSADTMSLYRELTERVRTVKSNPEAKSPKNNPHVTRIDRRLKAAITQYQQVESQFRKRTQDQMARQYRIVRPDASEQEIQAAVEDTTGGQVFSQAMMQSDRQGRARAALSAVQDRHQALIKIEQQMVELAQLFQDMDTLVVQQEAAVTQIEQKGEEVVENLDKGNEEIGVAVNTARKTRKKKWICLGICVAIIVVIVIIVLIYIFVIKGQNNNNKKRSIEAAIGSLPVMHTAVLPARLARRVAADNTASSLLNSVGGGRFHLPQLLRN
- a CDS encoding syntaxin 1B/2/3 translates to MSYGYGGQNPYDSPDQGYGGNNGYGNGGGYNSPPAQGYGGIGSVEMAPLAHNAGGFGQGDPNAILNECRDIDRGIDTVEQNLEQLRMIQQRTLDDADSSGSSAASRQLDSLSADTMSLYRELTERVRTVKSNPEAKSPKNNPHVTRIDRRLKAAITQYQQVESQFRKRTQDQMARQYRIVRPDASEQEIQAAVEDTTGGQVFSQAMMQSDRQGRARAALSAVQDRHQALIKIEQQMVELAQLFQDMDTLVVQQEAAVTQIEQKGEEVVENLDKGNEEIGVAVNTARKTRKKKWICLGICVAIIVVIVIIVLIYIFVIKGQNNNNKKRSIEAAIGSLPVMHTAVLPARLARRVAADNTASSLLNSVGGGRFHLPQLLRN
- a CDS encoding syntaxin 1B/2/3 produces the protein MAPLAHNAGGFGQGDPNAILNECRDIDRGIDTVEQNLEQLRMIQQRTLDDADSSGSSAASRQLDSLSADTMSLYRELTERVRTVKSNPEAKSPKNNPHVTRIDRRLKAAITQYQQVESQFRKRTQDQMARQYRIVRPDASEQEIQAAVEDTTGGQVFSQAMMQSDRQGRARAALSAVQDRHQALIKIEQQMVELAQLFQDMDTLVVQQEAAVTQIEQKGEEVVENLDKGNEEIGVAVNTARKTRKKKWICLGICVAIIVVIVIIVLIYIFVIKGQNNNNKKRSIEAAIGSLPVMHTAVLPARLARRVAADNTASSLLNSVGGGRFHLPQLLRN